Proteins found in one Mycoplasmopsis citelli genomic segment:
- a CDS encoding DNA cytosine methyltransferase, protein MQTLRIFEAFAGLGAQIKALKKLGNEKGFHVESVGSIEWGINQIISYQILNFGHLKPEKNFTKEQLIEKLTPYTFSFDTKNEIKVNYFNSLSEEKLQRMFPYLYSFVNPLYFRKVYKKSPPNNHTDIKQFTQLPENIDIFTYSFPCVGFSQAGPQQGFDNPQSQLIYEVKRILETNLDKLPKVLILENVPALVGPKFLGDFERWVEFLSTIGYHTTWEVINSANLGSAQNRKRVYAVSILKSVSSEPFKFKDVKQKEIFLEDILDPNLDYRNYNHLLTKHPLGKFTTSFNNITSTRLSNNFSNFNSYAQVFLAQGKGPTLTAQGTNSDLKFYFPEQNTLRIISPKEAFVYMGFDQEDFNLIEQSDLITETQMKLLAGNSISIQALYSIFSNIFDYLNKHNFWLLPHHYKTQSQRKKLSLYELIDIERHKFITTKKLRFYKETIRKYCQNKEIYEPKKWMKIIHSNFKKEGIYSSLFKASRALWDKNFLDRPYYKLGPNGLFIPITLNVLYQWLTKIYFFDLIPQLQTQLTKGEQNDPIQNQNVLY, encoded by the coding sequence ATGCAGACACTTAGAATATTTGAAGCTTTTGCTGGGCTTGGAGCTCAAATAAAAGCTCTTAAAAAACTTGGAAACGAAAAAGGTTTTCACGTTGAAAGCGTTGGTTCTATTGAATGGGGAATTAATCAAATTATTTCATATCAAATTTTAAATTTTGGCCACCTTAAACCCGAAAAAAATTTTACTAAAGAACAATTAATTGAAAAACTTACTCCTTACACTTTTAGTTTTGATACTAAAAACGAAATCAAAGTTAATTATTTTAATTCACTTAGCGAAGAAAAACTACAAAGGATGTTTCCTTACCTTTACTCATTTGTTAATCCTTTGTATTTTAGGAAAGTTTATAAAAAATCCCCACCAAATAACCATACTGATATTAAACAGTTTACTCAACTACCTGAAAATATCGATATCTTTACTTATTCATTTCCCTGTGTTGGTTTTTCACAAGCTGGACCCCAACAAGGATTTGATAATCCACAAAGTCAATTAATTTATGAAGTTAAACGGATTTTAGAAACTAATTTAGATAAATTACCAAAAGTATTAATTTTAGAAAATGTTCCTGCTTTAGTTGGACCAAAATTTTTAGGAGATTTTGAACGTTGAGTTGAATTTTTATCTACTATTGGATATCACACTACTTGAGAAGTAATTAATTCAGCTAATTTAGGGTCGGCTCAAAATCGTAAACGGGTATATGCTGTTTCGATTTTAAAATCTGTATCTTCAGAACCTTTTAAATTTAAAGATGTCAAGCAAAAAGAAATTTTTTTGGAAGATATTTTAGATCCTAACTTAGACTATCGAAACTATAATCATTTATTAACTAAACACCCATTAGGAAAATTTACAACATCTTTTAATAACATCACAAGTACAAGATTGAGCAACAATTTTTCAAACTTTAATTCATATGCTCAAGTTTTCTTAGCTCAAGGTAAAGGACCAACACTTACAGCACAAGGAACAAATTCTGATTTAAAATTTTACTTTCCTGAGCAAAATACACTGAGAATTATTTCACCAAAAGAAGCTTTTGTTTATATGGGATTTGATCAAGAAGATTTTAATTTAATTGAACAAAGCGATTTAATTACCGAAACTCAAATGAAACTTCTTGCCGGAAATTCTATTAGTATTCAAGCTCTTTATAGTATTTTTAGCAATATTTTTGATTATTTAAATAAGCACAATTTTTGATTATTACCACATCATTATAAAACTCAATCACAACGCAAAAAGCTTTCTTTATATGAGCTCATTGATATTGAACGACATAAATTCATCACTACTAAAAAATTAAGGTTTTATAAAGAAACAATTCGCAAGTATTGTCAGAATAAGGAAATTTATGAACCGAAAAAATGAATGAAAATTATTCATTCAAATTTTAAAAAAGAAGGAATTTATAGTTCATTATTTAAAGCTTCACGAGCACTATGAGATAAAAACTTTTTAGATCGTCCATATTATAAACTTGGACCTAATGGATTATTTATTCCTATAACTTTGAATGTTCTTTACCAATGGCTTACTAAAATTTATTTTTTTGATTTAATCCCACAACTACAAACACAATTAACCAAAGGAGAACAAAATGATCCCATCCAAAACCAAAATGTTTTATATTAA
- a CDS encoding single stranded DNA-binding domain-containing protein, producing the protein MNQVYLKGTLVNPIKWILNRKNEYYAFLTILTQNDDKSKSYISVYLTKNFKIWEHSLKKDTSLFIQGHIITGYNAQQAKNFTYVLAHSLEILHNKFNNLNEEFKNTNQLISQSQNNPTQFQKPNETSSIIFDKEEWE; encoded by the coding sequence ATGAACCAAGTATATTTAAAAGGAACTTTAGTTAACCCGATTAAATGAATCTTAAATAGAAAAAATGAATATTATGCTTTTTTGACAATTTTAACTCAAAATGACGATAAAAGCAAATCATATATTTCTGTTTACTTAACTAAAAACTTTAAAATATGGGAACACTCACTTAAAAAAGATACTTCGTTATTTATTCAAGGACACATCATTACTGGATATAATGCTCAACAAGCAAAAAATTTCACTTATGTTTTAGCTCATAGTCTCGAAATTCTTCATAATAAATTTAACAATTTAAATGAAGAATTCAAAAACACAAATCAGTTAATTTCACAATCCCAAAATAATCCTACGCAATTTCAAAAACCTAATGAAACTTCAAGCATTATTTTTGATAAAGAAGAATGAGAATAA
- a CDS encoding P-loop NTPase family protein, whose amino-acid sequence MKSKIYSALLFSKEQIQNIKEDPYLSEIISKLQISDNEIVNNIDYFLKIHDRQIMPNEYIDIIELFRDENGKLSASFRYADNAKAKAFLQNQLIKYKELGFFKYKYFFSQLKLSSLVPTNLLNHQKQFQSNIKQIKKGFYIQSKNTDDIVKIFNSIANDFVKNHVQVAYINVSNLMNYIKSTFNNPDENSELIVKNLSNISVVIFDNLGFEQLPKWFFEKLYKILEHRKMYGKITYFSSPFSLEFIAQNILLEDNNNIFIKNQKEYFYQTIKGLIEFEITI is encoded by the coding sequence ATGAAAAGCAAAATTTATAGTGCTTTATTATTTAGCAAAGAACAAATTCAAAACATCAAAGAAGACCCGTATTTATCAGAAATAATTTCAAAACTTCAAATTAGCGATAATGAAATTGTTAATAATATAGATTATTTTTTAAAAATTCACGATCGTCAAATAATGCCAAATGAATATATAGACATTATTGAACTTTTTCGTGATGAAAATGGAAAACTAAGTGCTTCATTTCGGTATGCTGATAACGCAAAAGCTAAAGCTTTTTTACAAAATCAATTAATTAAATATAAAGAATTAGGATTTTTTAAATATAAATATTTTTTTAGTCAGTTAAAGCTTTCATCTTTAGTTCCTACTAACTTATTAAATCACCAAAAACAATTTCAAAGCAACATAAAACAAATTAAAAAAGGTTTTTATATACAAAGTAAAAATACTGATGACATTGTAAAAATTTTTAACTCAATTGCTAATGATTTTGTTAAAAATCATGTTCAAGTAGCTTATATCAATGTATCAAATTTAATGAATTACATTAAATCTACTTTTAATAACCCTGATGAAAATAGTGAGTTAATAGTTAAAAATTTAAGCAATATTAGTGTAGTGATTTTTGATAATTTAGGTTTTGAACAATTACCAAAATGATTTTTTGAAAAGCTTTATAAGATTTTAGAACATAGGAAAATGTATGGAAAAATCACTTATTTTTCAAGTCCTTTTTCATTGGAATTTATAGCTCAAAATATTTTATTAGAAGATAACAACAATATTTTTATAAAAAACCAAAAAGAATATTTTTACCAAACAATTAAAGGTTTAATCGAATTTGAAATTACTATTTAA
- a CDS encoding DNA methyltransferase family protein: MNNKKKEQFFTNPKISDLLVRKITEFFSNSIYQRTIIEPSAGSGNFINSLINYGIKAENILAYEIDKSFSKNKLLMIKDYLLEDIPYNENNFIIGNPPFGKNGSLALKFLNKGLSESPYVALILPMSFKKYSKHKHVLQGAQLLWEIDLPENSFLVRNSQYDVNCVFQLWSNPKVKSFLPNKRILQSPKLKVEDFITYTYNNTPKTLKFFNKDKYQWDLAIIRQGFYDYSKIITKESELSTNRQYIFIKIINPIALTILKQIDFNKLSQKNTIIPGFSKSDLITAYLHVKSNFKLKKKDTNLNFDQLR; encoded by the coding sequence ATGAATAATAAAAAGAAAGAGCAATTTTTTACTAACCCTAAAATTAGCGACTTATTAGTTCGTAAAATTACTGAATTTTTCTCAAATAGCATTTATCAACGCACTATTATTGAACCAAGTGCTGGAAGTGGAAATTTTATCAATTCACTTATTAATTATGGAATTAAAGCGGAAAATATTTTAGCTTATGAAATTGATAAAAGTTTTAGTAAAAATAAACTTTTAATGATTAAAGATTATCTTTTAGAAGATATTCCTTATAATGAAAATAACTTCATTATTGGAAACCCACCTTTTGGAAAAAATGGTTCTTTAGCATTAAAATTTTTAAATAAAGGACTAAGCGAATCACCTTATGTTGCTTTAATACTTCCGATGAGTTTCAAAAAGTATTCAAAACACAAACATGTTCTCCAAGGCGCTCAATTGCTTTGAGAAATTGATTTACCAGAAAATTCTTTTTTAGTTAGAAATAGTCAATATGATGTTAATTGTGTTTTTCAACTATGAAGTAATCCAAAAGTGAAATCATTTTTACCAAATAAACGGATTTTACAATCTCCAAAGTTAAAAGTCGAAGATTTTATTACCTACACTTATAACAACACTCCTAAGACCTTAAAATTTTTTAATAAAGACAAATATCAATGAGATTTAGCTATTATTCGACAAGGATTTTATGATTATTCTAAAATAATCACTAAAGAAAGTGAACTTAGCACTAATAGACAATATATTTTTATTAAAATTATCAATCCAATTGCTTTAACCATTTTAAAACAAATAGATTTTAATAAGCTTTCTCAAAAAAATACTATTATTCCAGGATTTTCTAAATCAGATTTAATTACTGCTTATTTACATGTTAAAAGTAATTTTAAACTCAAAAAGAAAGATACTAATTTAAATTTTGATCAACTAAGATAA
- a CDS encoding Mbov_0396 family ICE element transmembrane protein → MFSWLVDSILYGVVTPPFWIFIWIPFLVVQVLDFIFQFISFNLFNLIFFGKSNLDLNNFSFANFHFNPLFLIFLLPIGLFVPYLAYRALKYQTQYPESGAFRKFIRNLPKYVAIVLLLPFGIYFMTVILKFIVLLIKQSAGLNNTSISDSLWDQIRFVEWNKNRGWDVNEWRELTKRYYWWDFSQWRTIYSGDSMSFLLRGFVLILIYLMLVLNFALGMAKLIWKLLLMLLLSPIYNIKLLFYDKNSKDSKQYWNEIKGLILSYLFCLIGYSFVSLLIELVLPIIHSLNIFKDVVIVSWVGEMILTAILCFALTSSFSKLLEKFPAYFGFNNGLDLSGGTRLVSGFGSAIVPKKVKSKVQQSANKFKTQQIPNSNSNATTVAPKQNDNLNPSANKSSYNPINLTQIKSFAKENPIFPIPIDNQPKTNNSSEININIEVENTSGQTKSSKQINVSQNKGDK, encoded by the coding sequence ATGTTTTCTTGATTAGTTGATTCTATTTTATATGGGGTTGTTACTCCACCATTTTGAATTTTTATTTGAATTCCCTTTTTGGTTGTTCAAGTTTTAGATTTTATTTTTCAATTTATTAGCTTTAATTTATTTAATTTAATATTTTTTGGAAAATCAAATTTAGACTTAAATAATTTTTCTTTTGCTAACTTTCACTTTAATCCACTTTTTTTAATATTTTTATTACCTATTGGCTTGTTTGTTCCATACTTAGCATATCGTGCTTTAAAATATCAAACACAATATCCCGAAAGTGGAGCATTTAGAAAATTTATTCGCAATCTTCCTAAGTATGTAGCTATTGTACTTTTACTTCCATTTGGAATTTACTTTATGACAGTAATTTTAAAATTTATTGTTCTTCTTATTAAACAATCAGCAGGACTGAATAACACTTCAATATCTGATAGTTTGTGAGATCAAATCCGCTTTGTAGAATGAAATAAAAACCGCGGTTGGGATGTTAATGAATGAAGAGAACTTACAAAAAGATATTACTGATGAGATTTTAGTCAATGAAGAACCATTTATTCTGGGGATTCTATGAGCTTTCTTTTACGGGGATTTGTATTAATTCTCATTTATTTAATGCTTGTTTTAAATTTTGCTTTAGGAATGGCAAAATTAATATGAAAACTTCTTTTAATGCTTTTGCTTTCACCAATTTATAATATTAAATTACTTTTTTATGACAAAAATTCAAAAGATAGTAAACAATATTGAAACGAAATTAAAGGTTTAATTCTTTCTTATTTGTTTTGTTTAATAGGTTATAGTTTTGTTTCTCTTTTAATTGAACTTGTTTTACCAATAATTCATTCTCTTAATATTTTCAAAGATGTTGTTATTGTATCTTGGGTTGGAGAAATGATTTTAACTGCTATTTTATGTTTTGCTTTAACTTCTTCATTTTCAAAACTTCTCGAAAAATTCCCCGCATATTTTGGGTTTAATAATGGTTTAGATTTATCTGGTGGAACAAGGTTAGTCAGTGGTTTTGGTTCAGCAATAGTACCTAAAAAAGTTAAATCTAAAGTTCAACAAAGTGCTAATAAGTTTAAAACTCAACAAATTCCAAACTCAAACTCAAACGCTACTACAGTTGCTCCTAAACAAAATGATAATTTAAATCCATCAGCAAATAAGAGTTCATACAACCCTATTAATTTAACTCAAATTAAATCATTTGCTAAAGAAAATCCAATTTTTCCAATCCCTATAGATAATCAACCAAAAACAAATAATTCTAGTGAAATTAATATAAATATCGAAGTAGAAAATACTTCTGGTCAAACTAAAAGTTCTAAACAAATAAATGTTTCACAAAATAAAGGAGATAAATAA
- a CDS encoding MSC_0882 family membrane protein: protein MLINKLSFLKTPFSSQEPLNNQAISQHQNIPETLESKAFTGYDWFAKEYFLKSLTFERKYILIMLWFFVLTFLSAAIISTLIYTHIINFEFQYTVAVFLNIYNAVSFVLVLAKFLDFKLINNSFRLWRESLIKDIQITSDKSAIFFKKYLSLNKFLVHLIWINIFLLTFYGLFILIIYLLKDVDTTLGSVKSNFHWRLNIKDGLKNSFGNVALFCLTNLIILASTMFISALSYVFVKYRINLISGTFSSELTKYETLVKQHTSQIKKYWFYFYVFCVLFLIFIPLTLLLYRIIKKIFTRKKSI, encoded by the coding sequence GTGTTAATTAACAAGCTTTCTTTTTTAAAAACGCCATTTTCATCACAAGAACCCTTAAATAATCAAGCTATATCTCAACACCAAAATATCCCAGAAACTTTAGAATCAAAGGCTTTTACAGGATATGATTGATTTGCTAAAGAATATTTTTTAAAAAGTCTAACCTTTGAACGAAAATACATTTTAATAATGTTATGGTTTTTTGTGTTAACTTTTCTTAGTGCAGCCATAATTTCAACACTAATATACACTCATATTATTAATTTTGAATTTCAATACACTGTTGCTGTGTTTTTAAACATTTATAACGCAGTATCATTTGTCCTGGTTTTAGCTAAGTTTTTAGATTTTAAATTAATTAATAATTCCTTTAGATTATGAAGAGAAAGCTTAATTAAAGATATTCAAATTACTAGTGATAAATCAGCAATCTTTTTTAAAAAATATCTTTCATTAAACAAATTTTTAGTTCATTTAATTTGAATTAATATCTTTTTATTAACATTTTATGGGTTATTCATTTTGATTATTTATTTACTTAAAGATGTAGATACTACTTTAGGTTCTGTAAAGAGTAATTTTCACTGACGCCTTAACATTAAAGATGGATTAAAAAATTCTTTTGGTAATGTAGCGTTGTTTTGCTTAACTAATTTAATTATTTTAGCATCAACAATGTTTATTAGTGCTTTAAGTTATGTTTTTGTCAAATATCGTATTAATTTAATTTCAGGAACTTTTTCAAGCGAACTTACTAAATATGAAACTTTAGTTAAACAGCATACTTCGCAAATTAAAAAATACTGATTTTATTTTTATGTATTTTGTGTGTTATTTTTAATTTTTATTCCATTAACTTTATTGCTTTATCGAATAATTAAAAAAATCTTTACTCGTAAAAAAAGTATTTAA
- a CDS encoding Fic family protein has protein sequence MIKEKNIICLNKHSLKAQKEPYLKHFNVIDDKLSTLLIKTNKGLTKLNFSYYLDEDIAIEIFEDLITQAFEFANTSEDQVDNTKMGIFKDKVLLHYHNYISYIDTLEKQNNFDLLAYIVANLAKQHILINGNKRVIFAFMVLFLQNLCGLYLSTQKNDKQYTEIINNYVIHNKEKHLNLYIKNFILNNTVIA, from the coding sequence ATGATTAAAGAAAAAAATATTATTTGTTTAAATAAACATTCCTTAAAAGCACAAAAAGAGCCTTATTTAAAGCATTTTAATGTTATTGATGATAAATTAAGCACCTTACTTATAAAAACAAATAAAGGGCTAACTAAGCTTAATTTTAGCTATTATTTAGATGAAGATATTGCCATAGAAATCTTTGAAGATTTAATTACTCAAGCTTTTGAGTTTGCTAACACTTCAGAAGATCAAGTTGATAATACTAAAATGGGAATTTTTAAAGATAAAGTGCTTTTGCATTATCACAATTATATTAGCTACATTGATACTTTAGAAAAGCAAAATAATTTTGATTTGCTTGCTTATATTGTTGCTAATTTAGCTAAACAACATATTTTAATCAACGGAAATAAGCGAGTAATATTTGCTTTTATGGTGTTATTTTTACAAAATCTATGTGGACTATATTTAAGCACTCAAAAAAATGATAAACAATATACTGAAATAATTAATAATTATGTAATTCATAATAAAGAAAAACATTTAAATTTATATATTAAAAACTTTATTTTAAACAACACTGTTATTGCTTAA